A genomic region of Leptospira mtsangambouensis contains the following coding sequences:
- a CDS encoding RNA polymerase sigma factor yields the protein MNQSDVLPHLFRTEYSKIISVLCKQYGFNQIEIAEDITSETFLVASQVWGLNGIPENPIAWLYAVAKNKAKNLIHRDSIFQKKILPTYQRDQKAFEVELDLSDENIMDSQLRMIFALSHPTIPLESQIGLSLRILCGFGIEEIARAFLSNRETISKRLFRAKEKLRENNITLDFPPPNEWEERLTSVLRTIYLLFNEGYSSQSQDRILRKDLCLEAIHLSSLLLEYKETNTSEVNALLALLCFHISRFDARLDSEGEIVLYGDQDRSLWNEDFIKKGEYFLHQANQDPKFSKYHLEANIAYWHTLPDGSEKKWETIFQLYTGLLELEPSQIILLNRAYALFRAKGREAALKEMDGLDLKSNPYYFYLLGELYLGIEPKKAKDYFREAFSFAKTEADKSAIQRKLDLI from the coding sequence ATGAATCAATCAGATGTTTTACCTCACCTCTTTCGAACTGAATATTCAAAAATCATTTCTGTACTTTGTAAACAGTATGGATTCAATCAGATTGAAATTGCTGAGGATATAACAAGTGAAACTTTTTTGGTTGCATCGCAGGTATGGGGTCTAAATGGAATCCCAGAAAACCCTATAGCCTGGTTGTATGCAGTTGCCAAAAATAAAGCAAAGAATCTAATCCATAGAGATTCAATATTTCAGAAAAAGATTCTACCAACTTATCAGCGAGACCAAAAAGCATTCGAAGTCGAATTGGATCTTTCAGATGAAAATATCATGGATAGCCAACTGCGTATGATCTTTGCACTTTCCCATCCAACAATTCCTTTGGAATCGCAAATTGGTTTATCCCTCAGAATTTTATGTGGATTTGGAATTGAAGAAATTGCGAGGGCCTTTCTTTCGAACCGAGAAACGATAAGCAAACGACTCTTTCGGGCAAAAGAAAAGTTAAGAGAAAATAATATTACACTGGATTTCCCTCCGCCAAATGAGTGGGAAGAAAGACTAACATCTGTCCTTCGGACCATTTACCTTTTGTTTAATGAAGGTTATTCCTCACAAAGCCAGGATAGAATTTTAAGAAAAGATTTATGTTTAGAAGCAATCCATCTTTCTTCTTTACTCCTAGAATATAAAGAAACCAATACCTCCGAAGTGAATGCTTTGCTTGCTCTTCTTTGTTTCCATATTTCTAGATTTGATGCAAGACTGGATTCGGAAGGGGAAATTGTTCTTTATGGTGATCAAGATAGATCTCTTTGGAATGAAGACTTTATCAAAAAAGGAGAGTATTTCCTCCATCAAGCAAACCAAGATCCAAAATTTTCCAAATACCATTTGGAAGCCAATATAGCTTATTGGCATACTCTTCCCGATGGAAGTGAGAAAAAATGGGAGACAATTTTTCAACTTTATACTGGCCTTTTGGAGTTAGAACCATCGCAAATCATTTTATTGAATCGCGCCTATGCTCTGTTTCGTGCCAAAGGGAGAGAGGCCGCTCTTAAGGAAATGGATGGATTGGATTTAAAATCAAATCCCTATTATTTTTATCTTTTGGGCGAATTGTATTTGGGGATAGAGCCAAAAAAAGCAAAGGATTACTTCCGGGAGGCATTTTCTTTTGCGAAGACGGAAGCAGATAAGTCGGCGATTCAGAGGAAATTGGACCTAATTTGA
- a CDS encoding RNA polymerase sigma factor, translated as MNDKSYIELLNQAKSGDLRAWAVLQNRFSRFAVKFASKIIGDEDLSQDIAQESFWDLYQNLEKMTSPVAFPSHLKRAIIKHSDRILRKKENQNLVFVDPNQMDQNSEELHSTYFEKECYETIFQNVKKLDPDDQKLIELYYYKNYSLVEISRSEGKTLSFIKKRHLYLKKVLRNGIGETFRPEAHSQLLMVA; from the coding sequence ATGAATGACAAATCCTATATTGAACTTTTAAACCAAGCAAAGTCTGGTGATCTTCGTGCTTGGGCAGTGTTACAAAACCGGTTCTCTCGTTTTGCGGTCAAATTTGCGTCAAAGATTATCGGTGATGAGGATCTTTCGCAGGATATTGCTCAGGAATCATTTTGGGATTTGTATCAAAATTTGGAAAAAATGACAAGCCCGGTAGCATTTCCTTCTCATTTGAAAAGAGCAATCATCAAACATAGTGACCGCATTTTGAGAAAGAAGGAAAATCAGAATTTAGTTTTTGTCGATCCGAATCAAATGGACCAAAACTCAGAAGAATTACATTCCACCTATTTTGAAAAAGAATGTTATGAAACGATTTTTCAAAATGTAAAAAAACTAGATCCCGATGATCAAAAGTTAATCGAACTCTATTACTATAAAAACTATTCGTTAGTTGAAATCTCAAGATCGGAAGGAAAAACTTTATCTTTCATCAAAAAAAGACATTTATACCTCAAAAAAGTTCTCCGCAACGGAATTGGTGAAACGTTCCGACCAGAGGCACACTCTCAATTGTTGATGGTAGCATAG